Proteins encoded in a region of the Selenomonadales bacterium genome:
- a CDS encoding ABC transporter permease, producing MLGLMTGAWRYRHFIVSSIRSELRTRFVRSKLGGLWMILHPLAQVATFAFVLSAVLSARLPGITNRFTYAVYLTAGTLAWSLFSEIVTRSLTIFVDNGNLMKKVSFPRITLPLILAGSALVNNIMLLGASLVIFAPLGHLPSYHVFWVPLLMLVVALFGVGLGLVLGVLNVFMRDIAQVIPVVLQFGFWFTPIVYMPDILPQAYRNWMVFNPMYHLVRSYQNVMVFGEAPLYEGVAAVAAIALILMGMALFLFRKAAAEMVDAL from the coding sequence ATGCTGGGATTAATGACCGGGGCATGGCGTTACCGACACTTTATCGTATCTTCTATCCGTTCTGAGTTGCGCACGCGTTTTGTTCGCAGTAAGCTCGGCGGGCTTTGGATGATATTACATCCTTTAGCGCAGGTCGCTACTTTTGCTTTTGTGCTCTCCGCAGTGCTATCGGCGCGCCTACCCGGGATAACGAACAGGTTTACCTATGCCGTCTACTTGACAGCAGGCACCTTGGCATGGTCGCTGTTTTCGGAAATTGTCACGCGTTCGCTCACTATATTTGTGGACAATGGGAACCTCATGAAAAAGGTGTCCTTCCCCAGGATTACACTTCCTCTAATCCTTGCCGGTAGTGCGCTCGTCAATAATATTATGCTTCTAGGCGCTAGTCTTGTAATATTTGCTCCGCTTGGGCACCTGCCTTCATATCATGTCTTTTGGGTCCCTTTATTGATGCTTGTTGTTGCGCTGTTTGGCGTCGGTCTAGGACTGGTGTTGGGGGTGCTGAATGTGTTTATGCGGGACATAGCACAAGTCATTCCTGTGGTCCTGCAGTTTGGTTTTTGGTTTACCCCCATTGTGTACATGCCGGACATCTTGCCTCAAGCATATCGCAATTGGATGGTCTTCAACCCCATGTACCATCTAGTCAGGTCGTATCAAAACGTTATGGTATTTGGGGAGGCTCCGCTATATGAAGGCGTCGCAGCAGTAGCAGCAATAGCACTCATTCTTATGGGTATGGCGCTATTCCTGTTTCGGAAGGCGGCAGCGGAAATGGTAGACGCCCTATGA
- a CDS encoding ABC transporter ATP-binding protein — protein sequence MSVQLHVEDLGKAYRRYRSEIQRIWTWFGGKAAPLEEHWVLQNVGFLVTAGEAVGIIGPNGAGKSTLLKLITGTARPTAGRVRSFGRISAILELGMGFNPELTGRQNAYHSAGLMGHSVPVITRIMPEIEAFAEIGEYFDQPVRIYSSGMQARLAFSVATAFRPDLLIVDEILSVGDSYFQHKSFDRIRRFKDQGSSILLVTHSLGDVKAICDRAILLDGGRVVKDGLPDEVVDYYNALIAEKENAKLSIEQRREKNGWLVTRSGTLQANIKSLALLDAETQEPVEVARVGQKLELKLVASINEAVPRLVLGYMLRDRTGHVVWGTNTWHTGQIIRNLQAGEEVEFCLPFSCTLGPGSYSFSPALVSSDTHLENNYEWVDNILVFDVVNADYRVFIGSSWLDASFTITTKTKQELT from the coding sequence ATGAGTGTGCAATTGCATGTTGAAGACTTGGGAAAGGCATATAGGCGGTACCGCAGTGAAATACAGCGGATTTGGACATGGTTCGGCGGCAAAGCCGCTCCGCTAGAAGAGCACTGGGTACTACAAAATGTGGGGTTCTTAGTCACCGCAGGAGAGGCAGTTGGCATAATCGGCCCAAATGGTGCGGGGAAGAGCACGCTCCTAAAACTCATTACAGGCACTGCCCGTCCCACAGCAGGGCGAGTAAGGTCATTTGGGCGCATTTCAGCTATCCTCGAACTAGGTATGGGCTTTAACCCAGAACTGACTGGACGGCAGAACGCATATCATTCCGCTGGGCTTATGGGCCACAGTGTTCCAGTAATAACACGGATTATGCCAGAGATTGAAGCTTTTGCTGAAATCGGCGAGTACTTTGACCAACCAGTGCGCATCTATTCTAGCGGCATGCAGGCTCGTCTAGCCTTTAGTGTCGCCACCGCTTTCCGTCCGGATTTGCTGATCGTCGATGAGATTCTGTCTGTCGGGGACAGCTATTTTCAACACAAGAGCTTTGACAGAATACGCCGCTTTAAGGATCAGGGTAGTTCTATTCTATTGGTCACACATAGCCTCGGTGATGTTAAGGCCATTTGCGACCGTGCGATTCTTCTTGACGGCGGTAGGGTAGTTAAAGATGGGCTCCCTGACGAAGTCGTAGATTACTACAACGCCTTGATTGCCGAGAAAGAGAACGCCAAACTGAGCATCGAGCAGCGGCGCGAAAAGAACGGCTGGTTAGTAACGCGCTCGGGTACCCTGCAAGCAAACATAAAGAGCTTGGCTTTGCTCGATGCAGAAACGCAAGAACCAGTCGAAGTTGCGCGGGTGGGGCAAAAGTTGGAGCTTAAGCTTGTCGCGTCAATTAACGAGGCAGTTCCTCGGTTGGTGCTAGGCTACATGTTGCGTGACCGGACAGGCCACGTAGTCTGGGGGACAAACACATGGCATACTGGGCAGATCATAAGGAATCTGCAGGCAGGAGAAGAAGTAGAGTTCTGCTTGCCTTTCTCCTGTACCCTAGGGCCAGGCTCGTATTCCTTTAGTCCGGCACTAGTTAGCTCAGACACCCATCTAGAAAACAATTACGAATGGGTCGACAACATCCTAGTGTTCGACGTCGTAAATGCGGACTACCGAGTCTTCATCGGTTCAAGTTGGTTGGACGCATCTTTCACCATAACTACTAAGACAAAACAAGAGCTAACCTAA